From the Pyrenophora tritici-repentis strain M4 chromosome 5, whole genome shotgun sequence genome, the window CGTAAGACTCTGGGGAGCCACAAAGATAAGGTTGGGTGATGACTTGTCATCGCTAAACATTCTATGCTTCCAGTGTAGCTACCAGTCTACTATCCTTGAATGGGCTTAATCATGCATAGAAGGACCAAGAGCCGTGAAATGATCCAAGCTGAGTAATAACTTTAACCAAAAAAGAGCCAGGCCTTATCACCACACCGACCAAGGCGTGGATATCTCATCCGAAGCGTCGCCCCAAGCGCAATCATCTCCAACACAAGTTCTAGTCAGACCGCGCTAACTTTAGTTGGATGACGGGTGTTTTGATCTCGTATACATGACTTCAGCAGTCATATCGCCTGCATGCATACGATCCAACTTCCAAACGTGCACCTCGATCTCTGTTCTACCCCACTCCGTTTCTGGTTCACTATTCAGGTCTGCTCGTATACGATCAGGTGACCTGGAAAATTCATGGATAGCCAACCAGGTACACGGCTCAGGGTGTGGTTCATCGGTAGTTGGGAGACCTTTGAGAGCGCGGGATTGTGCGTTTGTTCTTGCGTAGAGGAGCTTGTAGCGTAGTGTACGAATGAAGTGTGGTGATTGAGAGAGAATGGAGGTTTGCTGTCGGGAGAAAATGTTAAAGGTGCTGATTGAAGTACAGGGTGAGAACCACGGGGGATGTACCTGATGGAAGAACGCATGGATACTGTCAAGACCTCGCTCTTTCTCTGGTCTGACCCCTGAACTCAAAATGTATTGCGCGTGACCTGCCTCCGAGTCAGGTTTATCATATATTTCTACTATTGGAAAGGCCGCTTACCTCCTCCATCACCGTCTTTCCTAGGCGTTGCACCCAAGAAGCCCAGATAACTGACATCCATGTCGGCAAAATCATAGATAACTCCACTACCAGGTAGGATGCTACTCTTGACACCGATCTTCTTGAATTCATCACTGAGCGTGAAAGCCAAGTCCTGCATGGGATAACATGCGAGGAAGGGCTTTGGGTTCTGGAGGTCACCAGTAGGCGAGGTCTTGTTGACGTCAACGTAGCGGAAAGCGAACCGGATGCTGGATGTAGAGATGACTTCGGGGATATGTTCGTCATCGTACCATCTGAGAAACGTAGGTTCGTTGAGTATGTTTTCACTCGCGGGCGAGATGCGAGAGCGGACGAAGAGTATTCCTGGGCCTTGTATTGCTGAGATGGACATGTTGTAGTATTAAAGTGGTGAGAAGGTGTGGCCAGATAGGCGAGATTTAAGTTGGCACCTCAACTCGGGAATACAAGCCACAAGAACGTTGTATTCACCAATTCGATAGAGTAGGGTGGacacctgggtgacataaTATACTTGAAATACTATTGTATAAAGGCCACTGTATtcgccagacacgtctaTTAGGTGTTTACTCACAttgtcaagtattttatgttACTTCGGTGCGGGTATAGATTGCCGTAAAAGCACTACCCCGCTCTGATGTACCCGACTCGATGACTAAAGGGCTTGTAGAGCGGCTGGAGACCTAATTTAAGCAGTATTACGGAACGGTCTTCCTGGGAAAGTCGACCATTTCTCGCCCGTGTGACCGCAAAGGTCGCCATACTGTGTCTGATGTAGTATCCTTATTGCGACTGCTCGTGGCCCGGATCTCATAGTCTCGACTTGTTCGCTAACAAATTCTCTAGACCTCTCTTGAGCTCTTCATTCATCCCCTCTTTTCCAGGGCGACGACTGTCACGGTCGACGAAGACGTGGACGAATTCGCCAACAGCCTTGACCTCGTCCTCTCCATTTTGAAAGACACCGATTTCATATGTCACCGAGCTTCTTCCCAATTTATTCACTCTCAATGCGAGGTCTACGACAGCGGGGAATTCGATGGGAGCAAGGTAATCACAGTGTGAATGTACGACCAGGCCGATTTGCGATGAGGTGGGTGGATGCAATGAGCAGTGTTGGATGAGGTAAGTGTTTACTACCGAGTCGAAGCTAGTAAGACTTAGTAATGATATTGTTATTTTTGTATTCACAGGCGTACAGACAGATAATAATAGACGCTGTTGTTCATATGGTGGTACATGTCATTGTCGCTCCTGGCAGCTGTCAGTGCGTGCTGGGAAGTACGCGTCGCGTGGGGCGGTACCATCTTGTCCTATACTCGAGCTGGAAGTTGTAGTCATTGCGACGACGTGACTTCAACGCCTCAAGTGCCATGTTTGTATATTTCCCTTGTTGAGTGTTGGGTAGAGACGCGTCGTAGAGCGAACAGTCGGGCT encodes:
- a CDS encoding FcbC, thioesterase, whose amino-acid sequence is MALEALKSRRRNDYNFQLEYRTRWSDNDMYHHMNNSVYYYLFDSVVNTYLIQHCSLHPPTSSQIGLVVHSHCDYLAPIEFPAVVDLALRVNKLGRSSVTYEIGVFQNGEDEVKAVGEFVHVFVDRDSRRPGKEGMNEELKRGLENLLANKSRL